Part of the Candidatus Aegiribacteria sp. genome, AGAATAACGGGGGCAGATTTCATGTTCCCGTGATACTCGTGATGAACGAAGGGTCGATTAACTGGGGGGAGAAGGTAATTGAGCTTGACCTTCCGGAAGGCCTGGAAGACCTCCCGTTGTGATTGGAGCTTTAAATGCAGGCAGCGGTAGCAACACTGTTTCCGGACCTGTTTGCTTCCTTCATGGATTGCGGGATTGCTGGAAGAGCAGTTGAAAATGGTCTGGTTGACCTTTCAATTCTCGATATAAGAGACAGAGCTGTTGACAGCAGAGGATCGGTTGATGATTACCAGTTCGGTGGCGGAGCCGGTATGCTGTTACGGCCGGAGCCGCTGTTCGATACACTTGAACGAATTCCCTGGAGGGATGAAGCAAGGGTTATTTTTATGACCCCCCAGGGAAGAAAGCTCGATCAGTCCCTTGCGAAGGAGCTGGCGGAATCCAGCAGGATGATAATATTCTGCGGGAGGTATGGCGGTATCGATCAAAGGTTCAGAGATGCGGCCGTAACTGATGAAATCAGCGTAGGTGATGCTGTGGTATCTGGAGGTGAGATTCCCGCAATGTTCCTTATGGAAGCTGTATTCAGATGGCTTCCGGGGGTTCTGGGAAGGATGGAATCCGCTGAATCAGATACTTACGCTACCGGGCTGTTGGATTATCCGAGGTATACAAGACCTGCCGATTACAGAGGGATGAAAGTTCCGGAGGTAATCCTCTCGGGAAACCATGCGGATATAGAGGAATTTCGATTAAGAAAAGCACTGGAACTAACGATGAAGAATCGTCCGGAACTGATCGATTCGAAAAGTGAAGAGAATATAAGAGAACGATTTATCCGCTCGCTGCGGCTGGCGGATCGACAGAAGGAGCAGAAGAATGGATGACATTATCAGAGGCGTTGAATCCTCTCAGATCAGGGATGATTATCCTGAGTTCAGAGCAGGGGATACGGTGAAGGTTCATTTTCAGGTTTTGGAAGGCGACAAAACAAGAGTGCAGATCTACCAGGGAGTTGTTATTTCCCGAAGGGGAGGCGGAGTTTCCGAAACGTTCACCGTAAGGAAGATTTCGGGCGGTGTAAGTGTTGAGAGGGTTTTCCCCCTCAATACACCTCTCATCGAGAAGATCGAAGTAACCAGAGCCGGAAAGGTCCGCAGAGCCAAGCTTTTCTACCTTCGTAACAAGACGGGCAAAGCCGCAAGGATCAAAGAGAGGAAAACGTACGGCGCCAGGAACTGATACCACGGAAACACAGCTCCATCGGTTTGATGAAAGTTTCAGATCGAGATATCCTGCCATAGCAGGGATTGACGAAGCGGGAAGGGGTCCCCTCGCCGGCCCTCTTGTAGCGGCAGCCGTGATGCTTCCCCGAGAGATTTTCCTCAGTGAAGTCAACGATAGTAAACAGCTTTCCGGCAGTAAACGCAGGCGGCTTTTCCCGGTTATAATCGAAGAATCGGAATGCTGGGCAACAGGTGTTGTTGAACACTCCGAGATCGACGAAGCAGGTATGACCGAAGCTGTACGTCTTTCCTTTCTGCGAGCCGCAGAAGCACTGGACAGACGCCCCGAATTGTTTCTTATAGACGGTCTTCCTGTGAAGAACCTTCAACTTCCCGCGGAATTCATTGTGAAAGGTGATTCGAAGAGTCTTTCAATCGCCGCCGCCAGTATAATCGCCAAAGTTACAAGGGACGATATCATGATAAAGGCTGACCGGCAGTATCCCGGTTATGGCTTCGCTTCCAATAAGGGCTACGGTTCGAAAGCCCACATGGAAGCGATCAGGAAGCTGGGTCCTTCCCCGATTCACAGGATGTCCTTCGCCCCCATGAAAAATGACAGGCAGCTGAGGTTTCGTTTTGAGTAAAATCTCAAGGGAAGCCGAATCCTTCGTATGCCTCTGGCTTGAGGACAGGGGATGGGCTATAGAAGCCCGGAATTTCAGAACACGCAGGTCAGAGATCGATATAGTTGCGAAGAAAGAAGATGTGCTATCGTTCGTTGAAGTGAAATTCGCTTCCGACAGCTCCGCTACGGTTACGCTTGATAAGATAGATTCCGCGAAGCAGGCAAGACTGGTGCACGCAGCTATGGTTTATCTTTCAACGAAACCTCCGTCCGGTCAGATACGATTCGATGTTGCGATTGTCAGAGGCACATCCATGAGCTTTCGCATGGAAACTTACCTGGAGGATGCTTTCCGCCCTGACATCATGTAGACCTGCTGGAAATCGTAATATCTCACATCGTTCTCGTTTTCGAATTGATTCATATCTGCCTTGCGTCGCAGTTGCATATTGACTTCATGCCTATCTTCCAGATATATATCTGTCAGATATATTATCTGATTGAACGAAAGGAGCTCAATATGAACAGAAGATATCCGTTTATCATTCCTGTTTTTGTGCTTGTGGCCTGCGGTAATGTAAGCTCACCTATAGTAAAATCTTCTTCTGTAGCACTTTATTCCGATCAGGGCGCAGAGCCGTCATGCATTACCGCAACTGTGAACATGTTCGAGTGGATGGGGCGTTCCATTCAGGAAGTCTCTTCTGAAGAAATCAGAATGGGCTGTCTCGACAATTTCGATCTGGTCTGCTTTCCCGGAGGCGACATGTATCAGTACTCCCAGAGTCTTTCCGCGGAAGGAATATCTCGCGTAAGGTCATTCATCAGTAATGGCGGCGGATATATAGGCATATGCGCTGGCGGATATTTCGCGGCCGAAGAGGTATACTGGATGGGCAATCAGCTTCCGATGGAATCTCTTGAACTGTTTGAGGGAAGGTCGGAGGGACCTGTGGATGAATTTGAACACGCTGGATACCAGACCATGGTTCAGATAGATATTACCGGTACATCACATCCGATAACTCAGTCTGTATTGAATCCCTCATGGATATTCTACTGGCTTGGACCGAAGTTTGCGCCGGAGAACCCTCTCGAAGTTGAAATACTGGGAGAATACAATTCGGGAAACTATCCGGTCATTATGGCTTTTGAATACGGTTCCGGCAGGGTATTCATCATCGGAACTCACCCGGAGTTCGAGGAAGACAGCGATCGTGACGGTATTCCGCCGGACAGTACACTTGAAGACATGGGATCCGATTGGGAGCTAATGGAAAACGCAGCCCTGTGGTGTACAGATCAGCTTTAAACAATAAATGAAAGGTTCAGCATGGCTGGTGAAAGCAGAACACGGTTTATTATCCTTGCGTTTCTACACTGCAAACCGGGATCCGGCTACTCGATAAAGAAAGCCATAGAGAACAGTGTTGCTAATTTCTGGAGGGAGTCTTACGGTCAGATATATCCGAAGCTGAATGAAATGGAGCACGACGGGCTCG contains:
- the trmD gene encoding tRNA (guanosine(37)-N1)-methyltransferase TrmD → MQAAVATLFPDLFASFMDCGIAGRAVENGLVDLSILDIRDRAVDSRGSVDDYQFGGGAGMLLRPEPLFDTLERIPWRDEARVIFMTPQGRKLDQSLAKELAESSRMIIFCGRYGGIDQRFRDAAVTDEISVGDAVVSGGEIPAMFLMEAVFRWLPGVLGRMESAESDTYATGLLDYPRYTRPADYRGMKVPEVILSGNHADIEEFRLRKALELTMKNRPELIDSKSEENIRERFIRSLRLADRQKEQKNG
- the rplS gene encoding 50S ribosomal protein L19; this encodes MDDIIRGVESSQIRDDYPEFRAGDTVKVHFQVLEGDKTRVQIYQGVVISRRGGGVSETFTVRKISGGVSVERVFPLNTPLIEKIEVTRAGKVRRAKLFYLRNKTGKAARIKERKTYGARN
- a CDS encoding YraN family protein, producing MSKISREAESFVCLWLEDRGWAIEARNFRTRRSEIDIVAKKEDVLSFVEVKFASDSSATVTLDKIDSAKQARLVHAAMVYLSTKPPSGQIRFDVAIVRGTSMSFRMETYLEDAFRPDIM